In the genome of Bacteroidota bacterium, the window GGATTATTCACACATTTCAAGATTGCTTTTTCACCTTTTCTTAAATTGCACAACGCTGTTGCCATCGGTGCAAATGTACATTATTTATTATGATTTTAAATAAGCAGAAGGTAATTTTGACACAAATACATCCGACACTAAGTACAACAAAGGGTACACAGACTTCTGTCCGAAGATAACCGGCAAAACAAGCATTACTGTTCTATCGCCCCTCACTTAAACGCCTTGAATTTAAAGCCTTCTCCGCGCCAAACTAATTGTTGTTGAATACACGCATTGGCTTTGACTTCGATGGGATATTCCCATACAAGGATTCCCAAACCCGTGCGTAAAACAAATGTCATGGTTTGGCTTTTTTCTTTCCCTAAATCAACTGAAACACTCACAATACCGGCAGATTTGCAATCAGGGGCAGACTCCATAGGACTGGGTGGAAATGCCAAATCAAAGAAATAAGGTATGCGTTTTTTCCCTATATAAAAGAACACCATTTCTAAACCACCCCAGTTCTTATACATAGAATCCATCGTAGCTTGATTAAACCAAAAGTCCACTTTGCCTTTGTATATACACGTTCCGTCATCTTCATCGCAATCAGCGCAATAGTTCGCGGAATCAGGGTCGGCACAACCATATTGTGGTTTTTTGCAGGATTGAACTATAAAGAACAATCCCAACATTCCCAACATCCATCTTGTGTACATACTGATATTCATGTTAGTTATAGCCTTCTTTGATGATTTTTTGGTGCCAAACTTCGCCCGTCTCCGGCTCATAGAATGAAACTACATAGACCCCGCCTGACAAGGGTATGTCAAAGTGGATGAAGCCACTACGCGAAGGGCTGCCGTAGTACAGTTCTCTGCCGGTCATATCTGTGAGACGGATATGCCATTGCTGCATCTCTTCCTGCACCACCAAATCACCCGACCCGTCAAACCATGCGCTTGCGGGCGGATCAGATGCAGTGTATGCATAAGGATTATAACCGAATGCCCAACCCCAGTGGTTGATGTGGTATAAACGATAATAGTAATAAAATTGTGAATCGTTAAAAACCTCTAGCCTTATCAAATAAACCAAACCGCCCTCTCGGGTCTTAAAATATCTAAACTTGTTTTTGTAGTAAAAAATATCGCGACAAAAACGGTAGATTGACACAGCTGGCACTGTTGCTGTTACATCTTAAAAAAAAAAATGAAATGATTTTTCCCATACTTTATTTCCTACGCTATCTAAGTAAACATACTTGACCTTATTTTTATCATAAGGTTTCTCATAACCTTCGAAAACTACACCTGTTTGACCAAGATTATTTGGTATTATCATAAACAAATCATCATAATAATAGCCATATTCTAAGAACGACAAACTGTCTAACTTCTCAAAATTACCGGATTTATCATAAATTATGTAATAAAATCTTTTCGGGCTGTTTGTTTCTACCGTAGCTAACAATCTGTCGGCAGCACCTTTGGACAGCCAAGGGGCAGGGGTTTTGCCCTTGGGGATAGCAGTAAAATCAGGAAATTCAAATTCTTGAGGGTAAAAACCCTTGTTGGCAAATTCATTCAGTGAGGGCAACAGAGGTTTGCGTTCCACTATCCTGCCCAGAGAATCCAACAAGAAAAAATAATAATTGGCTGATGTTACTTGTGTATTTGGCTTGTAAACCAATCCATAAGCCAAGAACTTATGATGTACAGAATTCGTTTGAAACAAACCGCGGATGAGAATAGTAGAATCGGTATAGGCTCTGTCATAGTAACTATAAACGCGCTCGCCTGTAAACTTATTAAAGACCTGAAAACTGTAATAGTAGTTATCTGCCAACGCTCCAGAATCCATAGAATATCGGGGATTCAGGGGAACGTGTGTCGCATAATAGATATTTGCGTTATCTATAATTACACGGTTCATAGTACCCCATATGGGCGCATCTGTGTTATATAATTGTTCTGAAGCACAATAACATGTGTCAAATAACAACGTTCCGTCAAGACTCAAATGTGCATAATAGGGTTGTTCTCCATTAGGATAATAAAAGCCAAACAGATACACTCCATCTTTGTCTTCAAACACTTGAATAAATCTGGTGTAAATGGCAACATTCACATTGTCATATATGCTGTCTATGTGCGTAATCGCTTCTATTTCAAATATGCTATATTGCCATTGCAATTTTCCAAAACGGTCAATTTTATATAGGTAATAATTCGTTAGAAAATAAAAACCCCCATCCTGAGATTCAATCAAGTCCATGCAAGTGGCACCCAAGAAATCATCCATACTGTCCGACTCAAACGAGAGTGTCTGTGTCGCCTGCTGCGCAACACTATCGAGGGAACTGAAAGTCAAAAAACTCAGCACCGCAATCTTAGTCAGTTTTAACCAACTTCTGCATGTATATTTCATGGGTATGTAAGTTTTCTATTTGCAACAGATATACTCCGTTGGCAAGCATGTTCAAAGGTAGCGTAATATGTTGACTCCCCAAAGGCAATTTTTCGCTTGCCAACACACGACCGGAAAGGTCGGTAATCCTAAGTCGGCAAGGATATTCGCCTTTTTATAGCCGTGGTTGGTGTTGTTACCAACCACACAAATTAATGGCAAAGAGGGATTTTTCTTAAATACACCGCACAGAAAGTCAAGTTTAATATTCCGATTACAAAACAAGAGTTATTAAGAAATTTTCAAAGCACTCAAATAGATATTTGTTGGAAGATTATTGGAGTGGTTGGTAACAACACCAACCGCGGCTGAAAGCTTCAATATCCTGCTCAACAAGTTCCTCAAAGAACTTGTCCTTTATTTTTGGGTTTCGAAAAGCTATTTTAAAGCGTTTTACAACACTTTCTTTTCCCAAAAATGGAATTCATCTTCTAAAATAAATCTTTTTTTAAG includes:
- a CDS encoding T9SS type A sorting domain-containing protein → MSIYRFCRDIFYYKNKFRYFKTREGGLVYLIRLEVFNDSQFYYYYRLYHINHWGWAFGYNPYAYTASDPPASAWFDGSGDLVVQEEMQQWHIRLTDMTGRELYYGSPSRSGFIHFDIPLSGGVYVVSFYEPETGEVWHQKIIKEGYN